The following DNA comes from Ruficoccus amylovorans.
CCTACCGCCTGCTCTTTGCCGTGGGGACGCTGCTGGGGGTGTTTGGCGTGTCGTTATGGCCTGCCTACGCCTGGGGCTTGGTTGATGGCTATCCCGGCCAGACGCATGCGCGGATCATGATCGAGGGGTTTCTGAGTTGTTTTGTCGTGGGCTTTCTGGGGACGGCTTTCCCGCGTTTGCTGGAGGTCCGGCGCTTCTCGCTGGAGGAGAGCCTGACCTGGGCCGGTATTTTTACCGGCGCGAGCGCTTGCCACGTCATGGGGAAACACCTGTGGGGTGATTACGTTTTCACGCTGGGCATGACGCTGCTGCTCGGTAGTCTGTGGGTGCGCTTTCGCTCACGGCGTGACACGCCTCCGCCGGGCTTTGTTCTCGTTCTGTTGGGCATGTTGTGCGCCTTGAGCGGTGGGGCCACCTTGGTTGTCCAGCAGTTAGCCCCCGACCGGGTGGGCGCGGTTACGGTCTTGTTTTTCAAGACTGCACTGAACCAGGGCTACCTGCTGCTGCCAGTCATGGGCATCGGGGCGTTTCTGATCCCGCGTTTTTTTGGACTGCCCAACCGGCAGGACTTTCCCGAATCGTTAAAACTGCCCCGCGGCTGGATTCCCCGGGCACTGTTCGCGTTGCTGTGCGGAGGGCTTGTGCTGACCAGTTTCTATCTGGAAGCAATCGGTGAGCAACGGTTCGGGTTTGGGCTGCGAGCCTTTGCCGTTGTGTTGTATTTTTACCGGGAACTCCCCCTGCACCAGGCGAAATTCAACCAGGGGGCACTCGCGTTGGCCATGCGGGTGGCGCTGTTTTCCATCCCGTTGGGGTATGCGGCGATGGCGTTGTGGCCCGCCCGGCAGGCTGCACTGATCCATGTCGTGTTCATCTCGGGCTTTAGTCTGTTGACCTTTACCGTCGCGACTCGGGTGGCACTGGGCCATAGTGGACGCAGCCATCTTTTTAAGGCACGTCTGGTCCCTGTGTACCTGTTGGGAGGACTGTTGGTGCTCGCCATGACTACGCGCGTCAGCGCCGACTGGCTGCCGCTCAGCCGCATGAATCACATAGGCTACGCAGCGATTGTCTGGATGGTGGGCGTGGGCATCTGGCTGTGCCGCTTCGGCCCCTGTCTGCGCGATGATGTCGAGCGCGAACAAAAGATGTGATCGGCAGGCAAAACCCTTCACTTCCTTTCACCCTGCAACCTCAAAGAACGCATCGTCGCTTAGCGGCGGATGCCGAGGGTGCGGTCGAGCTCCATGACTGACTCGTCGCGCGGCAGGGGCTTGGAGCGGATGATGTTTTCCACCGTGGAGGTGGCCATGATGCGGTGGCGGGAGAAGGAGTTCTTCTCGATCGGGTCGCCGATGAATACGACCTTGAGGCTGGTCTTTTGCTGCAGCGGGTAGGCGGGGCCTTGCTGGGGCATCCACAGCTCCGAACGGAAGTCCAGGCTGCCCTTGATGAGTCGGAGATTTTTCTGCGAGGGCAGTTGCACGCGGTTGATCTCCATCTCGCTGAGCAGGTGGTAACAAGGAACTCCGTCCAGTTCGTCGGCATCGAGCAGTGTGACTGTGCCCTCAAGGTTGTCGGGGGAGGTCACGATGGTCATGTCGAAGTTGAAGTCCTCGGCCGCCAGATCGGCGTTGACGGGCCAGCTCTCGCCCAGCGCGACCGGGTGGTCAGGAGCGAAGATATCGTCGTCGGAGATGGAGTTGTCCCTCAGGGAAATAATCTGCGAAAGATAGAGCGTGGCGGTCTCGGGAAGCGCTTTGCCGTCGGTGTCCACGAAGACCTTTTTGCCCAGCTCAAGTTTCCCGAAAAAGACCGTGCCGGGGGCGAGCAGTTCTTCGGCCGCGCCGTCGTTTTTGCTCACCGTAAACTTAATTACGGTGAAGCGCTCCTGCGTGGCCTTGCCCTTGGCGTTGTTGGAGATAACGGTGGCGTTGGCCTCGAACACCGACTGGAACTGCGATCTTTCGCTGTTGGCCACGGTCCCGTTCTGCATGATGAGGGTGGAATTGCCGACTGTGCGCTGATCTTCGAACCAGTAGCTGTCGCCGGTGCGTTTCGGAGTAAACAGCCGCGGCGTGTAGGTTTGAGCGGCGGCGATGCTGTGAAGCAGCAGGGTGGTCGTCAGGAGAAAAGCAGTTGTGCGGACAGATGAGAGAGCGTTCATGGAATATAAAATGAGTACTACGCAGACTTGGAGAGATTACTGATCGGGTCAAGTACGCGCTGCCGGGGCTCTGTGACGGTGAGGTGAACTTTGGGACTTTTTTCTCATCCGCCAATCATTGCGAGGTGCGCCTGTGGAGCGGACGAGGCGGCCCTTATTTCGGCTCCTCGAAGTAGTAGTCGAAAACACCGGCGTTGGGCACGATGGACTGTACATTCAGGACCTGTTTTTCTCCATCCTGAACCTGGGTTACGGTCCGATACGGCATTGGGATCTCGTTGACCGGGCGATAATCGCTGTAAGTGGTGACGACTTCCTCGGTCGTGCCGTCGGCATGGGGGACTTTGGTGACCTTCTGGATGAGTTTGAGGTCCTCCTGCGAGAGGTAGTAACTTTCGCTGCCGATGATGCCGGGGCGAGTGACTTCGATCAGATAGGTTTCGGTGCCGTTCAAGGTCGGTTCGTCCGCGAGCTTATAGGTATAGTCGGTGTCGCGGTAGTTGACCAGCGGGTCGATCATGTCTGATTCCCGGATGAAATTGGCCGTCGCGGTTTCATCGAGTTCCATCCCCGGGATAGGTTTTCCGTTTATTGACTGCTGGACCCAGCATTGCTCTCCGTTGTAACCCATGGTTACTTTTCGCGGTCCATTTTGCATTACGAGACGCACTTTGTTCGGTCGCTTCTGGAAAATAAGGACATCGGCGACATGCGTCTCGCCGGAATTCAGGGTTCCCTCGATTCTGAGGCTGCTGAGGTCATGTATTTTATAAATGCCCCCGTGCAGGCTCAGGTAATCATTAAGGATCTCCTCAAGCCTGGGGTCGGAGATATTGGCGGCTCCCGCGCTGAAAGCATTCAGAAACAGGCAGGTCAGGAGGAGTGGAACAGAACGTGTCATATGTATTATCGGGGTAGGGGACGGGCGACCTTTTTGGGGGAAAGACGGCCATCGTGACGATAACAAAATCCCGCAGTGGGAGCTTGCCATCGTCCGATATTAAATGAGGTATGCGGGTAAAGCCTAACCCGTCCGTGCGGACGGGGGCAAGCCTCATGCCAGGATTTTTCCCAGCCATTTTGTGCAGGCGCCACCCCAGTCGTATTCGGTGTTCAACCCAAGTCCGTGGGGACCTTCCTTATAGATGTGCAGCTCGTAGCTGACGCCCGCGCGCTCCAGCGCCTGGGCGAAAAGCAGGCTGTTCATCGACGGGACACCCTGGTCCTCCCGCGTGTGCCAGATAAAGCACGGCGGGGTCTGCGGACTGGCGAGCAGCTCCGGCGAAGTCGCCGCCACCTGCTCCGGGGTGGGCTCGCCACCGTGGAGATTATGAGCCGAGCCGGTGTGGCGATGCTCACCGAGCATGCTGATGACCGGGTAGCAGAGGATGCCGAAGTTCGGGGCCAGCGGGAGGTCGGCGCTGTAGGTGCCGCTGGCGGTCAGGCAATGGGCAGCCAGGTGCCCACCGGCGGAGGAGCCCATGACACCGATCTTGTCCGGGTCGATCCCGAGCTCGGCCGCGCGGCTGCGGACGGCATAAACCGCCGCCAGCGCATCCTCCAGCATGGCCGGATGCACGTCAGGCGTGACCCGGTAGATCGCCACAAAACAGGCGTAGCCACGGGCCACGAAGTACTCGGCGTAGCCCTTGCCTTCGTGTTCGGCGTGTTTGGCATACCCGCCCCCCGGAAAGATGATGATGGCCGCGCCGTTACGGTCGGCTTCGTTGGGCAGCCAAGCCTGCATGGCCGGGGCGGGGCCGGTGGTTCCAGTGGGGAGAGTGCCGCTGAGGCTGAAAGTTTGCATGGCGGTCAAGGATGGCGATTTTTATCCCTCTGCGCTATACAAAAACGACGTCTGCACGAAAGAACTCCCATCAAGGGGAATCATCCACCGAAAGCGGAAACGGAGTCAGTGAAACGGACGATTCAGGCAAATCCGGATAGACCAGCCGAAAATTTTGGAGCGCCTCTTTTCCCCTGCCGGTCGGAGTACTGTGGCAAGCTGCCAGGGCCAGGCTAAGCGTCAAAAGAGCGCACCGTCGCAGCCTGAGCCGCGTCGATAGTCGTGAGGCCAAGGCCAGGTTGAGGGTCGAGTTCATAAACGGTGTGCGATGCATCCAGGAGAGAACAGATGGAATGCCCGCTGTTCGGGTTGTGCGGGTCGGTCAGAAAGTGAATTTCAGCGATGGCAGGTTTGCCGGGGGCGCGTCCGATGGCGTTTCTGAGTAAAACATGCGCGACAAAAAGCCGGCTCCAGAAATCGCAGTCGCCCTTGTTCTCCGCCCACCGGTAGGCTCCGTACGGGGCGAGGATGGCCCGCATCCAGTCTTGGAACGAGCGGTAGAGGTCCTCGGCCTCCTCCTGCTCGACCGGGCGGTACTGCGCATCGCGAAAGGTTAGCCCGCGCGCCTCCAGATACGGATAACGGGCGGCGAGCGAGCGGGTCCACTCAAGCTTGGGAACGAGTGCAGGCGTGTGCATCGGGACGGTGAACTTTTTAGAAAAAAAGCCCGCCCCCGGACGGAAGCGTGGGGGCGGGCCCGGCGTTTTTGTTTATTCGGCGGCGAAGCGGGCTCGGGTTTCGTCGAGCTGGCGGTAGATCGCCTCGCCGTAGTTGGCGTCCGTTGAGGCCGGAGCGGCGGCAACACTCCCGGCCTCGGCCTCGCTCTGCGTCTGGAGCGAGTCCATCAGCGTGCCGATGAGGGCGCTCTTGGTCGTGTCCGGCAGCGGCGCCTCGGCGATCTGCCGGGCGATGTCGCGGGCGGCCCCGGAGGCGTCGGCCCCGGTCTCAAAGGCGGCGTCAACCGCCGCCAGCAGCGCGAGCAACTGCTCGCGGTAGGGGTCGGTCTCGTTGACCCCGTCCAGAAAAGCGGTGAAGCCGATGTTGAGCGCGAGCTTGGCTGCGGATTTACCAAGGACGACGGCGACATTTTTGACGGTGTCGGGTGTCTGCTCCCAGAGGTTTTGGAGCGTGCCGCAACCGGTGAAGAGCGTGCCGGGGAGGACGGCAGCGACGCTCAGGGCTGAGAATGTGGTGAATGTTTTGATGCGGTTCATGGCGGTGTGTATTGGAAGTTGGATACAAATAAGTCAGGGGCGCGGCCCGTGCGGGAGCGTGCCCTTGGCGGGCGAGTCGGTCTTTTGCGATTTCTTGATCGAGCGGTTCTGTTCGGCGACCTGCGCGCCGGATTCGGCATCGGTGCGGTCGTTGTCGCGTGCGAAAAGAAATCCGACGCCGGAGAGTACCAGGACGATGTCCTCGGTGTTGGGGATGCCCTCCCCGGCGAGCAGCGAGTAAAGCGCCTTGGCCGCCCCGGCGATGATGGCCAGGATGGCCACGGTGGTTGTTTTGGGAGATCTCATGGCAGCTTAGTCTTGAGGAAGCAGCCCAAGCTCGGCCTGGAACGCCGTCTTGATGTTTGCTCCGGTGAAATCGGCGGTAGAGCCTATCAGGCTGGTGCCGGCGGTGACACCCTCCTGGATGACGGTTTCACCGTCGGCGTCGAGCAGGTCTCCCAGCAGGTAGTCCCCGAGGATGCCGCCACGCCAGCCGAGCTTGACCGATTGTCCGTTGTACGCGCCTTCAAGGTCGATGATTTCAAGGTATGGATTCATAAGGTTTGAGCGTTTGAATATTTGAGCGTTTGAGAATTGTCCTGGGACGGCTAAATGCGCTCCAGAATGAAGGTTAAGTCGATGGAGGCCCCGCTCCAGGAGCCCGCCGGTGAGTCGTTGATATGGATGGGTTGTGCGTTTGCCCGGGCGGCGAATGCGCCGGTGACGCTCAGGTTCTTTGTCTCCCCGGCAGTGATCGAGAAGCCGGATACGATGTCCGCGCCGTTGGCGGTGGTGCCGAGGGCAAGGTTTGTCGCGGCATTGCCCGCCGTTTCGGTCGCGATGATGTTCACGATCCGGAATCCCGCCGGAATCAGCAAGCGCTGTGAGCCGCCCAGCCAGGCATCGGCGATGGCGCTGCGCAGGCAGAGGCGGAGGCGATCGGCAGGCGTGGTCCAGGTGCAGCCATTCTGGCTGATGAGAGCGTCGATGTGGTTGTATGAGCGATCATGCAACTGATAACCGCTTTGCGCATGGGCTGCAGGGCTGAGGCTGATAATCGCCCCCGGCAGCGGTGCGATGACAAAATCCGTGACGGAAAAGCCCGTCTGTCCCGTGCTGGATGCAAAGGTCCAGAAGGCCCTCTCGGCACTGGTGTTGACCGAAATGGCATGGTTGTTCGCCCCGGCCTGAACCACGTAGTTGCCCGTCAAGGCATTGCCCGCCGCATCGGCGAGTCGCAGGATAACGGTGCCGGAGATGCTGGATG
Coding sequences within:
- a CDS encoding LolA family protein, translated to MTRSVPLLLTCLFLNAFSAGAANISDPRLEEILNDYLSLHGGIYKIHDLSSLRIEGTLNSGETHVADVLIFQKRPNKVRLVMQNGPRKVTMGYNGEQCWVQQSINGKPIPGMELDETATANFIRESDMIDPLVNYRDTDYTYKLADEPTLNGTETYLIEVTRPGIIGSESYYLSQEDLKLIQKVTKVPHADGTTEEVVTTYSDYRPVNEIPMPYRTVTQVQDGEKQVLNVQSIVPNAGVFDYYFEEPK
- a CDS encoding NnrS family protein, which encodes MKALPMPTVPEPARCGFWRLVAEGEPYRLLFAVGTLLGVFGVSLWPAYAWGLVDGYPGQTHARIMIEGFLSCFVVGFLGTAFPRLLEVRRFSLEESLTWAGIFTGASACHVMGKHLWGDYVFTLGMTLLLGSLWVRFRSRRDTPPPGFVLVLLGMLCALSGGATLVVQQLAPDRVGAVTVLFFKTALNQGYLLLPVMGIGAFLIPRFFGLPNRQDFPESLKLPRGWIPRALFALLCGGLVLTSFYLEAIGEQRFGFGLRAFAVVLYFYRELPLHQAKFNQGALALAMRVALFSIPLGYAAMALWPARQAALIHVVFISGFSLLTFTVATRVALGHSGRSHLFKARLVPVYLLGGLLVLAMTTRVSADWLPLSRMNHIGYAAIVWMVGVGIWLCRFGPCLRDDVEREQKM
- a CDS encoding alpha/beta hydrolase, with the translated sequence MQTFSLSGTLPTGTTGPAPAMQAWLPNEADRNGAAIIIFPGGGYAKHAEHEGKGYAEYFVARGYACFVAIYRVTPDVHPAMLEDALAAVYAVRSRAAELGIDPDKIGVMGSSAGGHLAAHCLTASGTYSADLPLAPNFGILCYPVISMLGEHRHTGSAHNLHGGEPTPEQVAATSPELLASPQTPPCFIWHTREDQGVPSMNSLLFAQALERAGVSYELHIYKEGPHGLGLNTEYDWGGACTKWLGKILA